Proteins from a genomic interval of Desulfovibrio piger:
- a CDS encoding radical SAM protein — translation MSRVSLTFLWETPARAIPVFSVFIPFFGCPRRCVFCSQHDQTGQQASPLDEILARAAADLHARRAQGRPPVELAFYGGTFTALASRDLDACLDMADSLRRDGCITRFRCSTRPDHLDAALLARLRRHGCRTVELGIQSFSDTALQASERHYSGRQATEACRLVRDAGLALGVQLLPGMPGHQPEDFLADVRRALDLGADMLRFYPCLVLAGTELARRWQQGLYAPWPLPRTLSLLARGWLYARRAGVPVIRMGLAPEPGMEAALLAGPADRNLGGRVLGRALWLHVCACLLRTRGDDAARSEVRAAALLDALLAGGEAPAGLPRAQALYLPRSCQGFFRGPGDELGTAWAALGITRRNLVWTAGQAASLHLDA, via the coding sequence ATGTCTCGTGTTTCGCTTACTTTTTTATGGGAGACTCCTGCAAGGGCAATCCCGGTCTTCAGCGTTTTCATCCCGTTTTTCGGCTGTCCCCGCCGCTGTGTTTTTTGTTCCCAGCATGACCAGACAGGCCAGCAGGCCAGTCCTCTGGACGAGATACTGGCCCGTGCGGCCGCCGATCTGCACGCCCGGCGGGCACAGGGCAGGCCGCCGGTAGAGCTGGCCTTTTACGGCGGCACCTTCACGGCCCTGGCGTCCCGCGACCTGGACGCCTGTCTGGACATGGCCGACAGCCTCCGGCGTGACGGCTGCATCACCCGCTTCCGCTGCTCCACCCGCCCCGACCATCTGGATGCGGCCCTGCTGGCGCGCCTGCGCCGCCACGGCTGCCGCACGGTGGAGCTGGGCATCCAGAGCTTTTCCGATACGGCCCTGCAGGCCAGTGAACGCCATTACAGCGGCCGGCAGGCCACCGAAGCCTGCCGTCTGGTGCGGGACGCAGGCCTTGCCCTGGGCGTGCAGCTGCTGCCCGGCATGCCGGGCCACCAGCCGGAAGACTTTTTGGCCGATGTGCGCCGGGCCCTGGATCTGGGGGCCGACATGCTGCGCTTTTATCCCTGCCTGGTGCTGGCGGGCACGGAACTGGCCCGCCGCTGGCAGCAGGGCCTCTACGCGCCCTGGCCCCTGCCGCGGACCCTGTCCCTGCTGGCGCGCGGCTGGCTGTACGCCCGTCGCGCCGGGGTGCCCGTCATCCGTATGGGCCTTGCCCCCGAACCCGGCATGGAAGCGGCCCTGCTGGCCGGTCCCGCCGACAGGAACCTGGGCGGGCGCGTGCTGGGACGGGCCCTGTGGCTGCATGTCTGCGCCTGCCTGCTGCGGACGCGGGGGGATGATGCCGCCCGCAGCGAGGTACGGGCCGCGGCCCTGCTGGACGCCCTGCTGGCGGGCGGGGAAGCCCCCGCCGGACTGCCCCGGGCACAGGCGCTGTATCTGCCGCGCTCCTGCCAGGGCTTCTTCCGCGGGCCGGGCGACGAGCTGGGCACGGCCTGGGCGGCCCTGGGCATCACGCGCCGCAACCTTGTCTGGACAGCGGGACAGGCCGCCAGCCTGCATCTTGATGCCTGA
- a CDS encoding helix-turn-helix transcriptional regulator, with product MSAAPSGSLPPLSEEERAIFANAIRQARMLQRTLGPLCEVAIHDFRDLEHSLIHLEGSLTGRKLGAPITNIVVKAWRQQGDDVADIVGYPSSTPGGKSLKSSTSFLRRADGRVIGAFCMNIDLSDLLHFQAVLHPLLHVDPLERDVSETFAACTGDTSLAILEAAIRRAGKHPSLMNREEKKDFIRILDEEGAFLIKGVVQHVAKEMQVSIYTVYNYMRQIKKK from the coding sequence ATGTCCGCCGCCCCTTCCGGGTCCCTGCCGCCGCTCAGTGAAGAAGAACGCGCCATCTTTGCCAATGCCATCCGGCAGGCCCGCATGCTGCAGCGGACCCTGGGGCCGCTGTGCGAGGTCGCCATCCATGATTTCCGCGATCTCGAGCACTCCCTCATCCATCTGGAAGGCAGCCTTACCGGCCGCAAGCTGGGCGCGCCCATCACCAACATCGTGGTCAAGGCCTGGCGCCAGCAGGGCGACGATGTGGCGGACATCGTGGGCTATCCCTCGTCCACGCCGGGCGGCAAATCCCTCAAGTCCTCCACCTCGTTCCTGCGCAGGGCCGACGGCCGGGTCATCGGCGCCTTCTGCATGAACATCGACCTTTCCGACCTGCTGCACTTCCAGGCCGTGCTGCACCCCCTGCTGCACGTGGATCCGCTGGAACGCGACGTGAGCGAGACCTTTGCCGCCTGCACCGGCGATACCAGCCTTGCCATCCTCGAGGCGGCCATCCGGCGCGCAGGCAAACACCCCTCCCTCATGAACCGCGAGGAAAAAAAAGACTTCATCCGCATTCTCGACGAGGAAGGCGCCTTCCTCATCAAGGGCGTGGTCCAGCATGTGGCCAAGGAGATGCAGGTCTCCATCTACACGGTGTACAATTATATGCGACAAATCAAGAAAAAATAA
- a CDS encoding L-serine ammonia-lyase, which translates to MTPTHKPLTALHVRPAIETSLFDFFKIGPGPSSSHTIGPMRAGHDFVQRCDALDPDLVRRAARIHVVLLGSLSATGMGHGTNTAVLAGLLRTSPETCPAGLLDRLGREADARHELRIHDVLLQVGLADIEHGPIIHDAPYSNTLLVSLEDADGQALFSMEYYSVGGGFIQWKGWTPPERGKPVHPYGTMRQLREQLAKTGLTLHELILDNESAITGMSRPDIFQNLEQIMESMYASVRRGLEAEGQLPGTLGVWRKGHTLLERAREMPLAVDRFLGQVNAYAFAVAEENASGGVIVTAPTCGAAGVMPALLYAMRYNMNIGDRALREGVLASAAVGFLAKHNAGIAGAEVGCQGEVGVASSMAAAMLAHARGYAVDVVENAAEVALEHHLGLTCDPVGGYVQIPCIERNAVGAIKAYNACLLATCEKSSQHMVSLDAVIMAMNETGREMNAKFKETSEGGLAVSLVEC; encoded by the coding sequence ATGACTCCCACGCACAAGCCCCTGACGGCCCTGCATGTCCGTCCGGCCATCGAGACCTCGCTCTTCGACTTTTTCAAGATCGGCCCCGGCCCTTCCAGCTCCCATACCATCGGCCCCATGCGCGCCGGTCATGACTTCGTCCAGCGCTGCGATGCCCTCGACCCCGATCTGGTACGCCGCGCCGCCCGCATCCATGTGGTGCTGCTGGGCTCGCTGAGCGCCACGGGCATGGGCCACGGCACCAATACCGCCGTGCTGGCCGGTCTGCTGCGCACCAGCCCCGAGACCTGTCCCGCGGGCCTGCTGGACAGGCTGGGCCGCGAAGCCGACGCCCGGCACGAGCTGCGCATCCACGACGTCCTTTTGCAGGTGGGCCTTGCCGACATCGAACACGGCCCCATCATCCACGACGCCCCCTACAGCAACACCCTGCTCGTCAGCCTTGAGGATGCCGACGGCCAGGCCCTGTTCAGCATGGAATACTATTCCGTGGGCGGCGGATTCATCCAGTGGAAGGGCTGGACCCCGCCCGAACGCGGCAAGCCCGTGCACCCCTACGGCACCATGCGCCAGCTGCGCGAACAGCTGGCCAAGACCGGCCTGACCCTGCACGAGCTGATCCTGGACAACGAGAGCGCCATCACCGGCATGTCCCGCCCGGACATCTTCCAGAACCTGGAACAGATCATGGAATCCATGTACGCCAGCGTGCGCCGCGGCCTTGAGGCCGAAGGGCAGCTGCCCGGCACCCTGGGCGTGTGGCGCAAGGGCCATACCCTGCTGGAACGCGCCCGCGAGATGCCCCTGGCCGTGGACCGCTTCCTGGGCCAGGTCAACGCCTATGCCTTTGCCGTGGCCGAAGAGAACGCCTCGGGCGGCGTCATCGTCACCGCGCCCACCTGCGGGGCCGCGGGCGTCATGCCCGCCCTGCTCTACGCCATGCGCTACAACATGAACATCGGTGACCGGGCCCTGCGCGAAGGCGTGCTGGCCTCGGCGGCCGTGGGCTTCCTGGCCAAGCACAACGCCGGTATCGCCGGTGCCGAAGTGGGCTGTCAGGGCGAAGTGGGCGTGGCCTCCAGCATGGCCGCCGCCATGCTGGCCCATGCGCGCGGTTATGCCGTGGATGTGGTGGAGAACGCCGCCGAAGTGGCCCTGGAACACCATCTGGGCCTGACCTGCGACCCCGTGGGCGGCTATGTGCAGATCCCCTGCATCGAGCGCAACGCCGTGGGCGCCATCAAGGCCTACAATGCCTGCCTGCTGGCCACCTGCGAGAAGTCCTCGCAGCACATGGTCAGCCTGGACGCCGTCATCATGGCCATGAACGAGACCGGCCGCGAGATGAACGCCAAATTCAAGGAAACCAGCGAAGGCGGCCTGGCCGTCAGCCTGGTGGAATGCTGA
- a CDS encoding aromatic amino acid transport family protein, with translation MAQTPETGHAASGRWTKFDVVWMLNLFGTAVGAGILFLPINAGMSGIWPLVVITLLVGPMTYFAHRGLARFVLSSSRADSDITAVVEEHFGLSAGKLITLLYFFAIYPILLIYAVGITNTVESFIINQLQMAAPPRLLLSGVLVAALMAVILVGENFMLKFNEWLVYPLCGILFCLSLYLIPHWNTSSLGQMPDAGSFLGTLWLTLPVLVFAFNHSPAISSFALAQRRHYGDMAEQKASQTLRGTACILVLFVMAFVFSCVLSLSPAQLVEAKAQNIPVLSYLANQFDNPFISWFGPLIAFLAIGSSFFGHYLGAREGLHGILIQMSSNPEATATSRSVRTGIALFFFVTLWLAGWLNPGILDIIESLSGPVIAMILFIMPMYAVHKIPAMSRYRGQWSNAFVLAAGCVAISSLLYKLF, from the coding sequence ATGGCACAGACCCCTGAAACCGGCCATGCCGCCTCCGGCCGCTGGACGAAATTCGACGTCGTCTGGATGCTCAACCTCTTCGGCACCGCGGTGGGCGCGGGCATCCTCTTCCTGCCCATCAATGCGGGCATGTCCGGCATCTGGCCCCTGGTCGTCATCACCCTGCTGGTGGGCCCCATGACCTATTTCGCCCACCGGGGCCTGGCCCGCTTCGTGCTGTCCTCCTCCCGCGCCGACAGCGACATCACCGCCGTGGTGGAGGAACACTTCGGTCTTTCCGCAGGCAAGCTCATCACCCTGCTCTATTTCTTCGCCATCTATCCCATCCTGCTCATCTATGCCGTGGGCATCACCAACACGGTGGAATCCTTCATCATCAACCAGCTGCAGATGGCCGCGCCGCCGCGCCTGCTGCTTTCCGGCGTGCTGGTGGCGGCCCTGATGGCCGTCATCCTGGTGGGCGAGAACTTCATGCTCAAATTCAACGAGTGGCTGGTCTACCCCCTGTGCGGCATCCTCTTCTGCCTGTCGCTCTACCTCATCCCGCACTGGAACACCTCCTCGCTGGGCCAGATGCCTGATGCCGGCAGCTTCCTGGGCACCCTCTGGCTCACCCTGCCGGTGCTGGTCTTCGCCTTCAACCATTCGCCCGCCATCTCGTCCTTTGCCCTGGCCCAGCGCCGCCATTACGGCGACATGGCCGAACAGAAGGCCTCCCAGACCCTGCGCGGCACGGCCTGTATCCTGGTGCTCTTCGTCATGGCCTTCGTCTTCAGCTGCGTGCTCAGCCTCAGCCCCGCCCAGCTGGTGGAGGCCAAGGCCCAGAACATCCCCGTGCTCTCCTATCTGGCCAACCAGTTCGACAATCCCTTCATCTCCTGGTTCGGCCCGCTCATCGCCTTCCTGGCCATCGGCAGCTCCTTCTTCGGCCACTATCTGGGCGCCCGCGAAGGCCTGCACGGCATCCTGATCCAGATGTCCTCCAACCCCGAAGCCACGGCCACCTCGCGCAGCGTACGCACCGGCATCGCCCTGTTCTTCTTCGTGACCCTCTGGCTGGCCGGCTGGCTCAATCCCGGCATCCTGGACATCATCGAATCCCTCAGCGGCCCGGTCATCGCCATGATCCTGTTCATCATGCCCATGTACGCCGTGCACAAGATCCCGGCCATGAGCCGCTACCGTGGCCAGTGGAGCAATGCCTTCGTGCTGGCCGCCGGTTGCGTGGCCATCTCTTCCCTGCTCTACAAGCTGTTCTGA
- a CDS encoding Spy/CpxP family protein refolding chaperone: MNTSRVMIPALLAAALIGGTMTSDAFAGPHHRGQGNGYGPCYGYGDGGCWEGGWGHHGHARGWGYRAMSDAQRAKFDKIMEEFAPRMEQLRDSIYVKRQELRALENATNPDVKAVREAATEMARLRNEMADLHDALGDKLAAEVGVPEGFKDAPRGPRGPRGDRGPAMDCPRGDGPRGDASYDDGPHRGHY; this comes from the coding sequence ATGAATACTTCCCGCGTTATGATCCCTGCCCTGCTGGCTGCAGCCCTCATCGGCGGAACCATGACCTCTGACGCTTTCGCCGGCCCCCATCATCGCGGCCAGGGCAACGGTTATGGTCCCTGCTACGGTTACGGCGACGGCGGCTGCTGGGAAGGCGGCTGGGGACATCACGGCCACGCCCGTGGCTGGGGTTACCGGGCCATGTCGGACGCGCAGCGTGCCAAGTTCGACAAGATCATGGAAGAATTCGCTCCCCGCATGGAGCAGCTGCGCGACAGCATCTACGTCAAGCGCCAGGAACTGCGGGCTTTGGAAAACGCCACCAACCCCGATGTGAAGGCCGTGCGTGAGGCCGCTACCGAAATGGCCCGCCTGCGCAACGAGATGGCCGACCTGCATGACGCCCTGGGCGACAAGCTGGCTGCCGAAGTGGGCGTGCCGGAAGGCTTCAAGGATGCCCCCCGCGGTCCTCGTGGTCCCCGTGGCGATCGCGGCCCCGCCATGGATTGCCCCCGTGGCGACGGCCCCCGCGGTGACGCCAGCTACGACGACGGTCCCCATCGCGGCCACTACTAA
- a CDS encoding periplasmic heavy metal sensor, translated as MWKNIVVSGLVMTSLLLLPLMAAAGGHHGGGHGPRGYRNVDQWLQSLPEEQQVKARAILEEARPAIEDTRWRIRQKREELAHFDYAEDSSAETLSRLGWELQDLRDRLRLQLAQLEGRLLDEVGVSFRRAGKSRGCNSMIRQDVIHTYSLQETLEPCP; from the coding sequence ATGTGGAAGAATATAGTTGTCAGTGGTCTGGTCATGACATCGCTCCTGCTGCTGCCGCTCATGGCGGCTGCCGGGGGGCATCACGGCGGCGGTCACGGGCCGCGCGGCTACCGCAATGTCGACCAGTGGCTCCAGAGCCTGCCCGAAGAACAGCAGGTCAAGGCCCGCGCCATCCTTGAAGAAGCCCGTCCTGCCATCGAAGACACCCGCTGGCGCATTCGCCAGAAGCGGGAAGAACTGGCCCATTTCGACTACGCGGAGGACTCGTCCGCCGAAACGCTCTCCCGTCTTGGCTGGGAGCTGCAGGACCTGCGCGACCGTCTGCGCCTGCAGCTGGCGCAGCTGGAAGGCCGCCTGCTGGACGAGGTGGGCGTGAGTTTCCGCCGTGCCGGCAAGAGCCGGGGTTGCAACAGCATGATCCGGCAGGACGTGATCCATACGTATTCCCTGCAGGAGACCCTCGAACCCTGCCCGTAA
- the zraS gene encoding two-component system sensor histidine kinase ZraS, whose amino-acid sequence MNFIRRCLSAAAALLDPRRHRLARAANRPCQTPGSAASGRNTGGMVANDQAARENDCSQARSQLAQQQNTPLGLLLGGTAFVLILLVTLLALASIERNERAMSRLLAEKGSSLIMAFESMLRTSMRGEARVRLQILLKEMASTSDVQFIAVTMPDGTILAHSNGNRLGEILRINGEEADEKTMKLLAPGSQTRSAILNMEGQRVFVVYRYFMQPPPGQGLPPGLPQPIIFLGLDLSPFEITRGQDRDHVFMLAGVAMLVGLACLLALYYAQRARESRRRQRRAEGEIRRLEEEIRRKEKLAAVGTLAAGVAHEIRNPLSSIKGYATYFGMRFPEGSEDRKAAGVMVREVERLNRVISELIGLSRPSDVRPVAAPLEDSVAHVLRLIAQDAEKRGVRLVNSLPAALPPARMDPDRLGQALLNICLNALDAMPDGGTLTLGCTVEKQHLVLSVTDTGQGIAPENLNHIFDPYFTTKGHGTGLGLATVHKIVEALEGEVYVQSRQATADTPGRTTFFIRLPQAGKAAGHPADGPDRQAGEPADRQKGED is encoded by the coding sequence ATGAACTTTATCCGACGCTGCCTTTCCGCTGCTGCCGCCCTGCTGGACCCCCGCCGCCACCGGCTGGCCCGCGCCGCCAACCGGCCCTGCCAGACACCGGGGTCTGCCGCGTCCGGCCGGAACACCGGCGGCATGGTGGCCAATGACCAGGCCGCGCGCGAGAACGACTGTTCCCAGGCCCGTTCACAGCTGGCGCAGCAGCAGAACACCCCGCTGGGCCTGCTGCTGGGAGGGACGGCCTTCGTCCTCATCCTGCTGGTCACCCTGCTGGCCCTGGCCTCCATCGAGCGCAACGAACGCGCCATGTCACGCCTGCTGGCCGAAAAAGGCAGCTCCCTGATCATGGCCTTCGAGAGCATGCTGCGCACCAGCATGCGCGGCGAGGCGCGCGTGCGCCTGCAGATCCTGCTCAAGGAGATGGCCAGCACCTCGGACGTGCAGTTCATCGCCGTCACCATGCCCGACGGCACCATCCTGGCCCACAGCAACGGCAACCGCCTGGGCGAGATCCTGCGCATCAACGGCGAAGAGGCCGACGAAAAGACCATGAAGCTCCTGGCCCCCGGCAGCCAGACACGTTCCGCCATCCTCAATATGGAAGGCCAGCGCGTGTTCGTGGTCTACCGCTATTTCATGCAGCCCCCGCCGGGGCAGGGGCTGCCGCCGGGCCTGCCGCAGCCCATCATCTTCCTGGGCCTCGACCTCTCACCGTTCGAGATCACCCGCGGCCAGGACAGGGACCACGTCTTCATGCTGGCCGGGGTGGCCATGCTGGTGGGCCTGGCCTGTCTGCTGGCCCTGTACTACGCGCAGCGCGCCCGCGAATCCCGCCGCCGCCAGCGCCGGGCCGAAGGCGAGATCCGCCGCCTGGAAGAAGAGATCCGCCGCAAGGAAAAGCTGGCCGCCGTGGGCACGCTGGCCGCCGGGGTGGCCCACGAGATCCGCAACCCGCTCAGTTCCATCAAGGGCTACGCCACCTATTTCGGCATGCGCTTCCCCGAAGGCAGCGAAGACCGCAAGGCCGCGGGCGTCATGGTGCGCGAGGTGGAACGCCTCAACCGCGTCATCAGCGAGCTCATCGGGCTCTCGCGTCCCAGTGACGTGCGTCCCGTGGCCGCCCCGCTGGAAGACAGCGTGGCCCATGTGCTGCGCCTCATCGCCCAGGATGCCGAAAAACGCGGCGTCCGGCTGGTGAACAGCCTTCCGGCCGCCCTGCCCCCGGCCCGCATGGATCCCGACAGGCTGGGGCAGGCCCTGCTCAACATCTGCCTCAACGCCCTGGACGCCATGCCCGACGGCGGCACCCTGACCCTGGGCTGTACGGTGGAGAAGCAGCATCTTGTCCTCTCGGTCACGGACACCGGGCAGGGCATCGCGCCCGAGAACCTCAACCACATCTTCGACCCCTATTTCACCACCAAGGGGCACGGCACGGGCCTGGGACTGGCCACCGTCCACAAGATCGTGGAGGCGCTCGAAGGCGAAGTCTATGTGCAATCCCGTCAGGCCACGGCGGACACGCCCGGCCGGACCACGTTTTTCATACGCCTGCCGCAGGCCGGCAAGGCAGCGGGCCATCCGGCGGACGGCCCGGACAGGCAGGCGGGGGAGCCTGCCGACAGGCAGAAGGGGGAGGATTAG
- a CDS encoding sigma-54-dependent transcriptional regulator, translating into MNTSILVVDDDDAHRGMLRMMLQAWGYSVDEAADGDLAVEAVRAKPYDVVLTDVRMGRMDGIHALRGILDYNPALPVVLMTAYSSVETAVDALRLGAYDYLTKPLDFDALRETLQRAVDHSRMSVENRELRRQLSEAAAGPEILGRSPAVSAMREIIATVAPTEATVLITGESGTGKELVARAVHGASARANKPLVTVNCAALAENLLESELFGHERGAFTGADRRREGRFLQADGGTLFLDEIGEMPLSLQAKLLRALQQGEVQRVGSDSPITVDVRVIAATNRNLREEVEQKRFREDLFFRLNVISIEVPALRERSEDIPLLAAHFLEKFAARNRKNVKGFAPQALDMLRRYSWPGNVRELQNAVERAVILCTGDLITGPELPASVTGAAEQAAPVPETAEASLAGLSLEALERRAIEDTLRQTEDNKSEAARRLGITRATLHNKLRKYGLE; encoded by the coding sequence GTGAATACCAGCATTCTCGTGGTTGACGACGACGATGCCCACCGCGGCATGTTGCGCATGATGCTCCAGGCCTGGGGCTACAGCGTGGACGAGGCGGCCGACGGCGATCTGGCCGTGGAGGCCGTGCGCGCCAAGCCCTACGACGTGGTGCTGACCGACGTGCGCATGGGACGCATGGACGGCATCCACGCCCTGCGGGGCATCCTGGACTACAATCCGGCCCTGCCCGTGGTGCTGATGACGGCCTACTCCTCCGTGGAGACCGCCGTGGATGCCCTGCGCCTGGGCGCCTACGATTATCTGACCAAGCCGCTGGACTTCGACGCCCTGCGCGAGACCCTGCAACGGGCCGTGGACCACTCCCGCATGAGCGTGGAGAACCGCGAGCTGCGCCGCCAGCTCAGCGAGGCCGCCGCCGGGCCCGAGATCCTGGGCCGCAGCCCTGCCGTCAGCGCCATGCGCGAGATCATCGCCACCGTGGCGCCCACCGAGGCCACGGTGCTCATCACCGGGGAATCCGGCACCGGCAAGGAACTGGTGGCCCGCGCCGTCCACGGTGCCAGCGCCCGTGCCAACAAGCCCCTGGTCACGGTCAACTGCGCCGCCCTGGCCGAGAACCTGTTGGAATCCGAACTGTTCGGCCATGAGCGCGGGGCCTTCACCGGCGCCGACCGCCGCCGCGAGGGCCGCTTCCTGCAGGCCGACGGCGGCACCCTCTTCCTGGACGAGATCGGCGAGATGCCCCTTTCGCTGCAGGCCAAGCTGCTGCGCGCCCTGCAGCAGGGCGAGGTGCAGCGCGTGGGCTCGGACTCGCCCATCACCGTGGACGTGCGCGTCATCGCCGCCACCAATCGCAACCTGCGCGAAGAGGTGGAACAGAAGCGCTTCCGCGAGGACCTGTTCTTCCGCCTCAACGTCATCAGCATCGAAGTGCCCGCCCTGCGTGAACGCAGCGAGGACATCCCCCTGCTGGCGGCCCATTTCCTGGAAAAATTCGCGGCCCGCAACCGCAAGAACGTCAAGGGCTTCGCCCCGCAGGCCCTGGACATGCTGCGCCGCTACTCCTGGCCCGGCAACGTGCGCGAACTCCAGAACGCCGTGGAGCGCGCCGTGATCCTCTGCACCGGCGACCTCATCACCGGCCCGGAACTGCCCGCCAGCGTCACCGGCGCCGCCGAGCAGGCCGCCCCGGTACCGGAGACCGCCGAGGCCTCCCTGGCCGGTCTGTCTCTGGAAGCTCTGGAGCGCCGCGCCATCGAGGACACCCTGCGCCAGACCGAGGACAACAAGAGCGAGGCTGCCCGCCGCCTGGGCATCACCCGCGCCACCCTGCACAACAAATTGCGCAAGTACGGGCTGGAATAA
- a CDS encoding HD domain-containing protein, protein MAQDSPNKSTPAAGLPDEQQMERITDFFHEAGHLRHTPRSGYAFLGSGSENVAEHSYRTSVIGYTLAKLAGADAARVTFLCLFHDLHEARTGDFNYVNHRYDTCRDRDALQDAVDGTGLEQDIFDGWDELQERQSLEARLAHDADQLDLICNLKAELDKGNKFAADWLESAVKRLRSPQAQALCEVILRTDHNRWWYGRVDKKWWVDRK, encoded by the coding sequence ATGGCACAGGACAGCCCAAACAAAAGCACGCCCGCAGCGGGCCTGCCTGATGAACAGCAGATGGAACGCATCACGGACTTTTTCCACGAGGCGGGACATCTGCGCCACACGCCGCGCAGCGGCTATGCCTTCCTGGGCTCCGGCAGCGAGAACGTGGCCGAGCATTCCTACCGTACCAGCGTCATCGGCTACACCCTGGCCAAACTGGCGGGGGCCGATGCCGCCCGCGTGACCTTCCTCTGCCTTTTCCACGATCTGCATGAAGCACGTACCGGCGATTTCAATTATGTGAACCACCGCTACGACACCTGCCGCGACCGCGATGCCCTGCAGGACGCCGTGGACGGCACCGGACTGGAGCAGGACATCTTCGACGGCTGGGACGAACTGCAGGAACGCCAGAGTCTGGAGGCCCGCCTGGCCCACGATGCCGACCAGCTGGACCTGATCTGCAACCTCAAGGCCGAGCTGGACAAGGGCAACAAATTTGCCGCCGACTGGCTGGAAAGCGCGGTCAAACGCCTGCGCAGCCCGCAGGCCCAGGCCCTGTGCGAGGTCATCCTGCGCACGGACCATAACCGCTGGTGGTACGGCCGCGTGGACAAAAAATGGTGGGTGGACCGCAAGTGA